Proteins from a genomic interval of Marmoricola sp. OAE513:
- a CDS encoding sugar transferase encodes MTDQLPDHETDAGTEAATQRPRLNERIRHMLVGVFLLDAGVLFVTSVLAWYWQGSIDKRWPEPPYPFHWAPVLGPGLIITWLLMLVVLGAYRTRNYGTGFEEFRAITVASAITFGLACAGGFLSYYQPTRGYVLIFFALGTPMLLLVRYVDRQTLHSARKQGRLAIRTIAVGSPVAVAELVEVLDRAPWMGYRLVGMCVPGAQDHLETGVPVFGDIEDVRQVAIDQGADAVIVAGGSYSSAADLRRLGWALQGLSMEMLVVPSLTDIAGPRVHMRHVAGLPFVQVEEPQSDRAGGWIKRAFDVSAASVVVFLLSPLLIATALIIWVQDRGPVFYRQTRVGIRGTEFKMIKFRSMVVNAEALRAELEQHNEVDGVLFKMTNDPRITAFGRFIRKYSIDELPQLLNVLKGEMSLVGPRPLLPADVERYEKDTHRRMLVRPGMTGLGQVSGRSDLSWAETVRLDLYYVDNWSMVIDLVIMVKTVKAVLVSEGAY; translated from the coding sequence GTGACCGACCAGCTCCCTGACCACGAGACCGACGCCGGAACCGAGGCTGCGACTCAGCGGCCGCGCCTGAACGAGCGCATCCGGCACATGCTGGTAGGGGTGTTCCTCCTCGACGCGGGCGTCCTGTTCGTCACCTCGGTCCTGGCCTGGTACTGGCAGGGCTCCATCGACAAGAGGTGGCCCGAACCCCCCTACCCGTTCCACTGGGCGCCGGTGCTCGGCCCCGGGCTGATCATCACCTGGTTGCTCATGCTCGTCGTCCTCGGCGCGTACCGGACACGCAACTACGGGACCGGGTTCGAGGAGTTCCGTGCGATCACGGTGGCCTCGGCGATCACCTTCGGGCTCGCCTGCGCCGGGGGCTTCCTGTCGTACTACCAGCCGACCCGCGGGTACGTCCTCATCTTCTTCGCCCTCGGCACTCCCATGCTGCTGCTGGTCCGCTATGTCGACCGGCAGACGCTGCACAGCGCTCGCAAGCAGGGGCGCCTGGCCATCCGGACGATCGCCGTCGGGTCGCCGGTCGCGGTCGCCGAGCTGGTGGAGGTGCTCGATCGGGCGCCGTGGATGGGCTACCGCCTCGTCGGCATGTGCGTGCCCGGTGCGCAGGACCATCTCGAGACCGGCGTCCCGGTCTTCGGTGACATCGAGGACGTGCGTCAGGTCGCGATCGACCAGGGCGCGGACGCCGTGATCGTCGCCGGCGGTTCGTACTCCTCGGCAGCCGACCTACGCCGTCTCGGGTGGGCGCTCCAGGGTCTCTCGATGGAGATGCTGGTGGTCCCCTCGCTCACCGACATCGCCGGTCCGCGGGTCCACATGCGGCACGTCGCCGGCCTGCCGTTCGTGCAGGTCGAGGAGCCGCAGAGCGACCGCGCCGGTGGCTGGATCAAGCGCGCTTTCGACGTGTCCGCGGCCTCGGTCGTGGTCTTCCTCCTCTCCCCGCTGCTGATCGCCACGGCGCTCATCATCTGGGTGCAGGACCGCGGCCCGGTGTTCTACCGGCAGACCCGGGTCGGCATCCGCGGCACCGAGTTCAAGATGATCAAGTTCCGCTCGATGGTGGTCAACGCCGAAGCGCTGCGCGCCGAGCTCGAGCAGCACAACGAGGTCGACGGGGTGCTGTTCAAGATGACCAACGACCCGCGGATCACGGCGTTCGGTCGGTTCATCCGGAAGTACTCGATCGACGAGCTCCCCCAGCTGCTCAACGTGCTCAAGGGCGAGATGAGCCTGGTCGGCCCACGGCCCCTGCTCCCCGCCGACGTCGAGCGGTACGAGAAGGACACCCACCGCAGGATGCTGGTGCGACCGGGCATGACCGGCCTCGGCCAGGTCTCGGGCCGCTCCGACCTGTCCTGGGCGGAGACGGTCCGTCTCGATCTCTACTACGTCGACAACTGGTCGATGGTCAT